From the Acidilutibacter cellobiosedens genome, one window contains:
- a CDS encoding endonuclease MutS2 — translation MNEKTLRVLEYNKIIDILKDNTESSLGKELVSQIKPLTDIDEIENRQKETEEALELIIKRGTPPLYGIHDVRGEIKRAEIGGTLGPGSLLKISDSLRVVRSLKNYLKETREDKNGNYPVVGNLINELSVFEYIEESINNAIISEEEISDNASPALRSIRRKINMKNDSIRDKLNSIISSSNNKKYLQDSIVTIREGRYVVPVKQENRGNFPGLVHDQSSSGATLFVEPMAVVELNNELKELKIEEQHEIERILIELTNMVRERSNEIRNNQKILQRLDFIFAKGKIAVNMDGTKPILNDRGYINIKKGRHPLLDKKKVVPIDIYIGDDFRTLVITGPNTGGKTVTLKTVGLLCLMAQSGLHIPADHNSEVGVFNKIFADIGDEQSIEQNLSTFSSHMTNIVEILKNVEEKNLVLFDELGAGTDPVEGAALAMSILDYLYNIKVRTIATTHYSQLKIYALTKEGVKNASMEFDVETLSPTYKLSIGIPGKSNAFEISKRLGLMDYIISHAQTLISKENVDFEDVLKTMDQDRKRIEENKLETERLKIEIERLKEELTDEKERTQEAKEKIIYKAKEEARNILRNAKEESDLIVSNLRNISNEIERERNIKIQEAQDKLKSKLNETEKDLSIKLLDVKSSKPPKNLKVGESVEILSLNQSGIVVSLPDDNGNLQVQVGIMKINVPVSSLRRIKENDSQKRTAVMTKNILKFKTQDIKNEIDLRGETLDEALLDLDKYLDDVYISGLKEIYIIHGKGTGVLRSGISDLLKSHKHVKSYRLGKYGEGGSGVTVVELK, via the coding sequence ATGAATGAAAAGACCTTAAGAGTGTTGGAATATAACAAAATAATTGATATCTTAAAAGATAATACGGAATCCTCATTAGGAAAAGAGCTTGTATCACAGATAAAGCCTCTGACAGATATAGATGAAATAGAAAATAGGCAGAAGGAAACAGAAGAGGCTTTGGAACTTATAATCAAGAGAGGTACTCCTCCTCTTTACGGAATACATGATGTAAGGGGAGAAATCAAAAGAGCGGAAATCGGAGGTACCTTAGGTCCGGGAAGTCTTCTTAAGATTTCGGATTCTTTAAGAGTTGTGAGAAGTTTAAAGAATTATTTGAAAGAGACAAGGGAAGATAAAAACGGGAATTATCCCGTCGTTGGAAATTTGATAAATGAATTGAGCGTATTTGAGTATATTGAAGAAAGTATTAATAATGCAATTATAAGTGAAGAAGAAATATCGGATAATGCAAGTCCAGCTCTTAGAAGCATAAGAAGAAAGATAAATATGAAAAACGACAGCATAAGAGATAAATTAAATTCAATTATCAGTTCATCCAATAATAAAAAGTATCTTCAGGACAGCATAGTTACCATAAGGGAAGGAAGATATGTAGTTCCTGTCAAACAGGAAAACAGAGGAAATTTTCCCGGGCTAGTTCATGATCAATCTTCCAGTGGTGCGACTTTATTTGTAGAACCTATGGCTGTAGTAGAATTAAATAATGAACTGAAGGAATTGAAAATTGAAGAACAGCATGAAATAGAGAGAATTTTGATTGAGCTTACCAATATGGTAAGGGAAAGAAGTAACGAGATAAGGAATAATCAAAAAATACTTCAAAGATTGGATTTTATATTTGCTAAAGGGAAAATTGCCGTTAATATGGATGGAACAAAGCCTATTCTTAATGACAGAGGGTATATAAATATTAAAAAGGGAAGGCATCCTCTTCTTGATAAGAAAAAAGTTGTTCCGATAGATATATATATAGGAGATGATTTCAGAACTCTTGTAATTACCGGGCCTAATACCGGGGGGAAAACAGTTACTCTTAAAACAGTAGGTCTTTTATGTTTAATGGCCCAATCTGGTCTTCATATACCGGCAGATCATAATTCTGAAGTGGGAGTATTTAATAAGATATTTGCCGATATTGGAGATGAACAGAGCATTGAACAGAACTTAAGTACTTTTTCGTCTCATATGACAAATATCGTAGAGATATTAAAAAATGTGGAAGAAAAAAACTTGGTTCTCTTTGATGAACTGGGAGCCGGTACAGATCCTGTAGAAGGAGCGGCATTGGCAATGTCAATACTCGATTATCTGTATAATATAAAAGTGAGAACTATAGCAACTACTCACTATAGTCAATTGAAAATATATGCTCTTACTAAAGAAGGAGTAAAAAATGCTTCCATGGAGTTTGATGTAGAAACATTAAGCCCTACTTACAAACTTTCGATTGGAATTCCTGGAAAATCAAATGCTTTTGAAATATCTAAAAGGCTTGGGCTTATGGATTATATTATATCTCATGCTCAAACTTTAATTTCCAAAGAAAATGTAGATTTTGAAGATGTATTAAAGACAATGGATCAGGACAGAAAGAGAATTGAAGAAAATAAGTTAGAAACTGAAAGATTGAAGATTGAAATAGAAAGATTAAAAGAAGAATTGACTGATGAAAAAGAAAGAACTCAGGAAGCAAAGGAAAAGATTATATACAAAGCTAAAGAAGAAGCAAGAAATATTTTAAGAAATGCTAAGGAAGAATCGGATCTTATTGTATCCAATCTAAGAAATATATCTAATGAAATTGAAAGAGAAAGAAATATTAAAATTCAGGAAGCTCAAGACAAACTTAAATCTAAATTAAATGAAACGGAAAAGGATTTATCCATAAAGTTATTGGATGTGAAAAGTTCTAAACCCCCTAAAAATTTAAAGGTAGGAGAATCTGTGGAGATATTGTCTTTAAATCAATCCGGTATTGTAGTTTCTCTTCCAGATGATAACGGAAATCTTCAGGTGCAGGTTGGGATAATGAAAATCAATGTGCCTGTCTCCTCTCTGAGAAGAATAAAAGAGAATGATTCACAAAAAAGAACTGCGGTGATGACAAAGAATATTCTAAAATTTAAAACTCAGGATATAAAGAATGAGATCGATTTAAGAGGAGAAACATTGGATGAAGCATTACTGGACTTGGATAAATATTTAGATGATGTATATATTTCCGGACTTAAAGAAATATATATAATACACGGAAAAGGTACGGGAGTTTTAAGATCAGGGATATCGGATTTGTTAAAGAGTCATAAACATGTTAAATCCTATCGACTGGGCAAGTACGGAGAAGGAGGAAGCGGAGTAACGGTAGTTGAACTAAAATAA